In the Pygocentrus nattereri isolate fPygNat1 chromosome 19, fPygNat1.pri, whole genome shotgun sequence genome, one interval contains:
- the cdh6 gene encoding cadherin-6, producing MRTWTVCFLWVWAAQSVDAMAFLKGTVGLEKARVTQEGRDVETPRRFKRGWMWKQFFLQEEYTGTDNQYIGKLHSDLDRGDGTVMYVLTGEGAGTIFVIDANSGDLHATRSLDREEKPYYSLRAQAVNKKNGIPLEPETEFIVKLHDINDNEPKFEKEVYTANVPERSHVGTSVIQVTAHDADDEMFGLSAKLVYSISQGHPYFSVESNTGIIRTALGPSDMDREQREHYQVVIEAKDMGGQRGGLTGSTTVNITLTDVNDNPPQFSQSIYQFSIPELAKAGEVVGRVRAVDADIGRNAEMVFTLTSGDGLDVFDVTTDRNTQEGILTVKKPLDYEKKKSYTLQIQVRNTHPDPRFVSVDSKDSATVRVNVEDVDEPPRFERSSYILEVKEDAAVGTAIGSVSAVDPDARRSPVKYTIDRHTDVDRIFNVHAGNGSIFLQKPLDRENLAWHNISVIAAEFNDPQQTSRVPVYIRVLDVNDNAPTLAYLYDTFVCENYKSGQKIQTITAVDRDEPKDGHRFFFSLAPESPRANFSVRDNGDNTASIFTRRTGFRRSQKSTYLVSVVISDRDIPMQSSTSTLTIRVCTCTRDGTMELCNAEALSGSAGLSTGALVAILLCVLILLLIVVLFAALKRQKKKEPLIISKEDVRDNVVSYNDEGGGEEDTQAFDIGALRHPEAMEESNKLRRDILPSEPLYPPPPLRRATAASARDNADVRDFINQRVQEHDGSPTAPPYDSLATYAYEGNGSVAESLSSLGSASSEGAQDYNYLSEWGPRFRKLADMYGGEESDWDC from the exons ATGAGAACTTGGACCGTATGCTTCTTATGGGTGTGGGCGGCACAGAGTGTGGACGCCATGGCATTTTTAAAAGGGACCGTTGGGTTGGAAAAAGCAAGAGTAACGCAAGAGGGAAGAGATGTGGAGACTCCGAGACGCTTCAAGAGAGGCTGGATGTGGAAGCAGTTCTTTCTCCAGGAGGAATATACTGGCACGGATAATCAGTACATTGGCAAG CTTCACTCTGATCTGGATCGAGGAGATGGCACGGTGATGTATGTGCTCACAGGCGAAGGAGCTGGGACGATCTTTGTGATAGATGCAAACTCGGGTGATCTGCATGCCACCAGGAGTCTTGACAGAGAGGAGAAGCCATACTACTCTCTCCGAGCCCAGGCTGTCAACAAGAAGAACGGCATCCCCTTGGAACCAGAGACAGAGTTCATTGTCAAACTACATGACATCAACGACAACGAGCCGAAGTTCGAGAAGGAGGTTTATACAGCCAATGTCCCCGAGAGGTCACACGTTG gcACCTCTGTTATTCAGGTCACAGCACATGACGCAGATGATGAAATGTTTGGCTTGAGTGCAAAACTTGTCTACAGCATCAGCCAGGGTCACCCATACTTCTCGGTGGAGTCAAACACAG GCATAATCCGGACAGCCCTGGGGCCTTCGGACATGGATAGGGAGCAGAGGGAGCATTACCAGGTGGTGATTGAAGCCAAGGACATGGGAGGCCAGAGGGGTGGCTTAACTGGCTCCACTACAGTCAATATCACCCTCACGGACGTGAATGACAACCCCCCACAGTTCTCACAAA GTATCTACCAGTTCAGCATCCCTGAGCTGGCCAAAGCTGGGGAAGTGGTGGGCCGAGTCCGAGCTGTGGATGCCGACATCGGCAGAAACGCTGAGATGGTTTTCACTCTGACCAGCGGGGATGGCCTAGATGTGTTTGATGTAACCACGGATAGAAACACCCAGGAAGGCATCCTCACTGTCAAGAAG CCTCTTGATTATGAGAAAAAGAAGTCGTACACGCTGCAGATCCAGGTGCGTAACACCCACCCAGACCCGCGATTCGTAAGCGTGGACTCCAAAGACTCGGCCACAGTCAGGGTCAATGTGGAGGATGTGGACGAGCCTCCTCGCTTTGAGCGCTCCAGTTACATCCTAGAGGTCAAAGAAGATGCAGCCGTGGGTACTGCCATCGGCTCCGTCAGCGCTGTGGACCCTGATGCTCGCCGCAGCCCAGTCAA GTACACAATTGATCGCCACACGGACGTGGACCGGATCTTTAACGTGCATGCTGGAAACGGGTCTATATTCCTGCAGAAGCCTCTCGACCGAGAGAACCTTGCGTGGCACAACATCTCTGTGATtgcagcagagttca ATGACCCACAGCAGACCAGTCGAGTGCCTGTGTATATCCGTGTGCTGGATGTCAATGATAACGCCCCCACGCTGGCCTACTTGTACGATACCTTTGTGTGTGAAAATTATAAATCTGGACAG aAAATCCAAACCATAACAGCAGTGGATCGGGATGAACCCAAGGATGGGCACcggttctttttctctctggcACCGGAGAGTCCGAGGGCCAACTTCTCAGTGCGAGACAATGGAG ATAACACCGCCAGCATCTTTACCCGCCGAACAGGCTTCAGGCGATCACAGAAGAGTACCTACCTGGTCTCTGTGGTGATTTCTGATAGGGACATCCCCATGCAGAGCAGCACAAGCACCCTGACCATTCGCGTGTGTACATGCACCCGAGACGGCACCATGGAGTTGTGTAATGCAGAAGCGCTAAGTGGCTCGGCTGGGCTCAGCACGGGAGCGCTGGTGGCCATTCTTCTCTGCGTCCTCATCCTGCTCT tGATAGTGGTGCTGTTTGCTGCCCTGAAGCGTCAGAAGAAGAAAGAGCCTCTGATCATCTCCAAAGAGGACGTGAGGGACAATGTGGTCAGCTATAATGACGAAGGAGGTGGGGAGGAGGACACGCAGGCCTTCGACATCGGGGCGCTGCGCCACCCAGAGGCCATGGAGGAGAGCAACAAGCTGAGACGAGACATCCTGCCCTCAGAACCACTATACCCTCCGCCCCCTCTGCGGCGGGCCACTGCCGCATCGGCTCGGGACAACGCAGACGTGCGGGACTTCATCAACCAGCGGGTGCAGGAGCATGACGGCAGCCCAACAGCGCCACCTTACGACTCGCTGGCCACCTACGCCTATGAGGGCAACGGCTCGGTGGCCGAATCTCTGAGCTCGCTGGGCTCAGCCTCGTCTGAAGGGGCGCAGGACTACAACTACCTCAGCGAGTGGGGGCCCCGATTCCGCAAATTAGCTGACATGTACGGGGGCGAGGAAAGCGACTGGGACTGCTAA